The Equus quagga isolate Etosha38 chromosome 19, UCLA_HA_Equagga_1.0, whole genome shotgun sequence DNA segment ACAGTATGCAGTCCTTTCGGGAGCAAAGCAGTTACCACGGAAACCAGCAGAGCTACCCACAGGAGGTACACAGCTCATCCCGGATAGAAGAGTTCAGCCCTCGTCAGGCCCAGATGTTCCAGAATTTTGGGGGTGcaggtggtggtagtggtggcagtggtggcagcagtggtggtGGACGGCgaggagcagcagctgctgcagcaGCCATGGCTAGTGAAACCTCTGGCCATCAGGGCTACCAGGGTTTTAGGAAGGAGGCTGGAGACTTCTACTACATGGCAGGCAACAAAGACCCCGTGGCAACAGGAACCCCTCAGCCTCCTCAGCGAAGGCCTTCTGGGCCTGTGCAGAGCTATGGACCCCCCCAGGGGAGCAGCTTTGGCAATCAGTATGGGAGTGAGGGTCACGTGGGCCAGTTTCAAGCACAGCACTCTGCCCTTGGTGGTGTGTCTCATTATCAGCAGGATTACACGGGGCCTTTCTCTCCAGGGAGTGCTCAGTACCAACAgcaggcctccagccaacagcagcagcagcaagtaCAGCAGTTGAGACAACAGCTTTACCAGTCCCATCAGCCTCTGCCACAAGCCACTGGCCAGCCAGCATCCGGCTCTTCCCATCTGCAACCAATGCAGCGGCCCTCGACTCTACCATCCTCTGCTACTGGTTACCAGTTAAGAGTAGGTCAGTTTGGCCAACACTACCAGTCTTCTGccgcctcctcttcctcctcctccttcccttcaccACAGCGTTTCAGCCAGTCTGGGCAGAGCTATGATGGCAGTTACAGTGTGAATGCTGGATCCCAGTATGAAGGACATAATGTGGGTTCTAATGCACAGGCTTATGGAACACAATCAAATTATAGCTATCAGCCTCAATCCTTGAAAAATTTTGAACAAGCAAAGATTCCACAAGGGacccagcaggggcagcagcagcagcagcagcagcagcagcagcagcagcagcaacaacaacaacaacaacagcaacagcaacagcagcagcagcaacagcagcagcagcagcagcagcaccctcCTCAGCATGTGATGCAGTACAGCAACACTGCCACCAAACTGCCCCTGCAAAGCCAGGTGGGGCAGTACAGCCAGCCCGAGGTTCCTGTGAGGTCCCCCATGCAGTTTCACCAGAACTTCAGCCCCATTTCTAACCCTTCCCCAGCTGCCTCTGTGGTTCAGTCTCCAAGCTGTAGCTCTACCCCATCTCCTCTTATGCAGAGTGGGGAGAATCTCCAGTGTGGGCAAGCCAATGTGCCCGTGGGTTCCAGAAACAGAATTTTACAGTTAATGCCTCAACTCAGCCCAACGCCATCAATGATGCCCAGTCCTAATTCTCATGCTGCAGGCTTCAAAGGGTTTGGACTAGAAGGAGTGCCAGAAAAGCGACTGACAGATCCTGGGTTGAGTAGTTTGAGTGCCCTGAGTACTCAAGTGGCCAATCTTCCTAATACTGTCCAGCACATGCTACTTTCTGATGCCCTGACACCTCAGAAGAAGACCTCTAAGAGGCCCTCCTCATCCTCTAAGAAAGCAGACAGCTGCACAAACTCCGAAGGCTCCTCACAGCCTGAAGAACAGCTGAAGTCCCCCATGGCAGAGTCACTGGATGGAGGCTGCTCCAGCAGTTCTGAAGACCAAGGCGAGAGAGTGAGGCAGCTAAGTGGCCAGAGCACCAGCTCTGACACCACCTACAAGGGTGGAGCCTCCGAGAAAGCTGGCTCCTCACCAGCACAAGGCGCTCAGAATGAAGCCCCCAGACTCAGTGCCAGTCCTGCAGCCAGAGAAGAGGCTGCCTCGCCTGGTGCTAAGGATGCATCATTGTCATCTGAGGGCAACCCAAAAGTCAATGAGAAGACAGTTGGGGTGATTGTCTCCCGGGAAGCCATGACAAGTCGAGTAGAAAAGCCCAGTGGACAAGATAAAGGCTCCCAGGAGGATGATCCTACAGCCACTCAAAGGCCACCCAGCACTGGCGGAGCAAAGGAAACCAGTCACACATCACTTCCCCAGCCAGACCCTCCGGGAGGAGggagcaaaggaaacaagaatgGAGATAACTCCAACCACAATGGAGAGGGCAATGGCCAGAGCGGGCACTCCGCAGTGGGCCCTGGTTTTATAGGCAGAACTGAGCCTAGCAAATCTCCTGGAAGTCTACGCTATAGTTACAAAGATAGTTTTGGGTCAGCCATGCCAAGAAATGTCAGTGGCTTTCCTCAGTACCCTACAGGACAAGATAAGGGGGATTTCAGTGGCCACGGGGAGCGAAAGGGTAGAAATGAGAAGTTccccagcctcctgcaggaaGTGCTTCAGGGTTACCACCACCACCCTGACAGGAGATACTCTAGGAGTGCTCAGGAGCATCAGGGCATGGCGGGGAGCCTAGAAGGAGCCACAAGGCCTAATGTCTTAGTTAGTCAAACCAATGAATTAGCTAGCAGGGGCCTTTTGAACAAAAGCATTGGGTCCCTATTAGAAAACCCCCACTGGGGCCCTTGGGAAAGGAAATCAAGCAACACGGCTCCTGAAATGAAACAGATCAATTTGGCTGACTATCCAATTCCCAGAAAGTTTGAAATAGAGCCTCAGTCATCAGCCCATGAGCCCGGGGGTTCCCTCTCTGAAAGAAGATCAGTGATCTGTGATATTTCTCCACTAAGACAGATTGTCAGGGACCCGGCAGCTCACTCACTGGGGCACATGGGCACTGATACCAGACTTGGGAGGAATGAACGTCTCAATCCAAGTTTAAGTCAGTCGGTCATTCTTCCAGGTGGGTTGGTGTCCATGGAAACAAAGCTGAAATCCCAGAGTGGGCAGATAAAAGAAGAAGACTTTGAACAATCCAAATCCCAAGCTAGTTTCAACAACAAGAAATCTGGAGACCACTGCCATACGAGCATCAAGCATGAGTCTTACCGGGGCAATGCCAGCCCTGGAGCAGCAGCCCATGACTCCATCTCAGACTATGGCCCACAAGACAGCAGACCCACACCAATGCGGCGGGTCCCCGGCAGAGTTGGTGGTCGGGAGGGCATGAGGGGTCGGTCCCCTTCTCAGTATCatgatttttcagaaaaattgaagatgtctcctgggaggagcagaggcccaggggGAGACCCTCATCACATGAACCCCCACATGACCTTTTCAGAGAGGGCCAACAGGAGTTCTTTACACGCTCCCTTTTCTCCCAACTCAGAAAGCCTGGCCTCTGCTTATCACACAAACACTCGTGCTCATGCTTATGGAGACCCCAGTGCAGGTTTGAATTCTCAGCTCCATTATAAGAGACAGATGTACCAACAGCAGCAAGAGGAATATAAAGATTGGGGCAGCAGCTCTGCTCAGGGAGTAATCGCTGCGGCACAGCACAGGCAGGAGGGGCCGAGGAAGAGCCCGAGGCAGCAGCAGTTTCTTGACAGAGTCCGGAGCCCTCTAAAAAATGACAAAGACGGTATGATGTATGGCCCACCCATGGGGACGTACCATGACCCCAGTGGTCAGGAAGGTGGGCGCTGCCTCATGTCTAGTGATGGTCTGTCTAACAAAGGCATTGAGTTGAAGCATGGCTCCCAGAAGTTACAGCAAGAATCTTGTTGGGATCTTTCTCGGCAAACTTCTCCAGCCAAAAGCAGTGGTCCTCCAGGAATGTCCAGTCAAAAAAGGTATGGACCACCCCTGGAGACTGATGGACATGGACTAGCTGAGTCTACACAGTCATCCAAACCTAGTAACGTTATGCTAAGGCTTCCAGGTCAAGAGGATCATTCTTCTCAAAACCCCTTAATCATGAGAAGGCGTGTCCGTTCTTTTATCTCTCCCATCCCCAGTAAGAGACAGTCACAAGATGTGAAGAACAGTAACCCTGAAGATAAAGGGCGCCTTCTTCACCCCTCAAAAGAAGGTGCTGATAAAGCATTCAACTCCTATGCCCATCTTTCTCACAGTCAGGATATCAAGTCTCTCCCCAAGAGGGAGTCCTCCAAGGACCTTCCAAGTCCCGACAGTAGGAACTGCCCTGCTGTCACTCTCACAAGTCCTGCTAAGACCAAAATACTGCCCCCACGGAAAGGACGGGGATTGAAACTGGAAGCTATAGTTCAGAAGATCACGTCCCCGAACATCAGGAGGAGTGCATCCTCAAACAGTGCGGAGGCTGGGGGTGACACGGTGACTCTCGATGACATACTGTCTTTGAAGAGTGGCCCTCCCGAAGGTGGAGGTGGTACTGTTCAGgatgctgagatggagaagagaaaaggtgaGGTTGTATCTGACCTGGTCTGTCCGAAAAACCAGGAGTTGAACGTGGAAAAGCCTCTTGCAAGGTCTTCAGAGGAGTGGCGTGGTAGTGGGGACGACAAAGTGA contains these protein-coding regions:
- the TCF20 gene encoding transcription factor 20 isoform X4, which codes for MQSFREQSSYHGNQQSYPQEVHSSSRIEEFSPRQAQMFQNFGGAGGGSGGSGGSSGGGRRGAAAAAAAMASETSGHQGYQGFRKEAGDFYYMAGNKDPVATGTPQPPQRRPSGPVQSYGPPQGSSFGNQYGSEGHVGQFQAQHSALGGVSHYQQDYTGPFSPGSAQYQQQASSQQQQQQVQQLRQQLYQSHQPLPQATGQPASGSSHLQPMQRPSTLPSSATGYQLRVGQFGQHYQSSAASSSSSSFPSPQRFSQSGQSYDGSYSVNAGSQYEGHNVGSNAQAYGTQSNYSYQPQSLKNFEQAKIPQGTQQGQQQQQQQQQQQQQQQQQQQQQQQQQQQQQQQQQQQHPPQHVMQYSNTATKLPLQSQVGQYSQPEVPVRSPMQFHQNFSPISNPSPAASVVQSPSCSSTPSPLMQSGENLQCGQANVPVGSRNRILQLMPQLSPTPSMMPSPNSHAAGFKGFGLEGVPEKRLTDPGLSSLSALSTQVANLPNTVQHMLLSDALTPQKKTSKRPSSSSKKADSCTNSEGSSQPEEQLKSPMAESLDGGCSSSSEDQGERVRQLSGQSTSSDTTYKGGASEKAGSSPAQGAQNEAPRLSASPAAREEAASPGAKDASLSSEGNPKVNEKTVGVIVSREAMTSRVEKPSGQDKGSQEDDPTATQRPPSTGGAKETSHTSLPQPDPPGGGSKGNKNGDNSNHNGEGNGQSGHSAVGPGFIGRTEPSKSPGSLRYSYKDSFGSAMPRNVSGFPQYPTGQDKGDFSGHGERKGRNEKFPSLLQEVLQGYHHHPDRRYSRSAQEHQGMAGSLEGATRPNVLVSQTNELASRGLLNKSIGSLLENPHWGPWERKSSNTAPEMKQINLADYPIPRKFEIEPQSSAHEPGGSLSERRSVICDISPLRQIVRDPAAHSLGHMGTDTRLGRNERLNPSLSQSVILPGGLVSMETKLKSQSGQIKEEDFEQSKSQASFNNKKSGDHCHTSIKHESYRGNASPGAAAHDSISDYGPQDSRPTPMRRVPGRVGGREGMRGRSPSQYHDFSEKLKMSPGRSRGPGGDPHHMNPHMTFSERANRSSLHAPFSPNSESLASAYHTNTRAHAYGDPSAGLNSQLHYKRQMYQQQQEEYKDWGSSSAQGVIAAAQHRQEGPRKSPRQQQFLDRVRSPLKNDKDGMMYGPPMGTYHDPSGQEGGRCLMSSDGLSNKGIELKHGSQKLQQESCWDLSRQTSPAKSSGPPGMSSQKRYGPPLETDGHGLAESTQSSKPSNVMLRLPGQEDHSSQNPLIMRRRVRSFISPIPSKRQSQDVKNSNPEDKGRLLHPSKEGADKAFNSYAHLSHSQDIKSLPKRESSKDLPSPDSRNCPAVTLTSPAKTKILPPRKGRGLKLEAIVQKITSPNIRRSASSNSAEAGGDTVTLDDILSLKSGPPEGGGGTVQDAEMEKRKGEVVSDLVCPKNQELNVEKPLARSSEEWRGSGDDKVKTETHPDAITGGKESSGAMTSATSQKPGSNQGRPDGSLGGAAPLIFPDSKNVPPASVLVSEAKANPKAEEKENDTVTISPKQEGFPPKGYFPSGKKKGRPIGSVNKQKKQQQPPPPPPQPPQIPEGSADGEPKPKKQRQRRERRKPGAQPRKRKTKQAVPIVEPQEPEIKLKYATQPLDKTDAKNKSFFPYIHVVNKCELGAVCTIINAEEEEQTKLVRGRKGPRSLTPPPSSTESKVLPASSFMLQGPVVTESSVMGHLVCCLCGKWASYRNMGDLFGPFYPQDYAATLPKNPPPKRAMEMQSKVKVRHKSASNGSKTDTEEEEEQQQQQKEQRSLAAHPRFKRRHRSEDCGGGPRSLSRGLPCKKATTEGSSEKTVLDSKPSVPTTSEGGPELELQIPELPLDSNEFWVHEGCILWANGIYLVCGRLYGLQEALEIAREMKCSHCQEAGATLGCYNKGCSFRYHYPCAIDADCLLHEENFSVRCPKHKPPLPCPLPPLQNKTAKGSLSTEQSERG
- the TCF20 gene encoding transcription factor 20 isoform X3, with the translated sequence MLEGCWPAAVLLNSMQSFREQSSYHGNQQSYPQEVHSSSRIEEFSPRQAQMFQNFGGAGGGSGGSGGSSGGGRRGAAAAAAAMASETSGHQGYQGFRKEAGDFYYMAGNKDPVATGTPQPPQRRPSGPVQSYGPPQGSSFGNQYGSEGHVGQFQAQHSALGGVSHYQQDYTGPFSPGSAQYQQQASSQQQQQQVQQLRQQLYQSHQPLPQATGQPASGSSHLQPMQRPSTLPSSATGYQLRVGQFGQHYQSSAASSSSSSFPSPQRFSQSGQSYDGSYSVNAGSQYEGHNVGSNAQAYGTQSNYSYQPQSLKNFEQAKIPQGTQQGQQQQQQQQQQQQQQQQQQQQQQQQQQQQQQQQQQQHPPQHVMQYSNTATKLPLQSQVGQYSQPEVPVRSPMQFHQNFSPISNPSPAASVVQSPSCSSTPSPLMQSGENLQCGQANVPVGSRNRILQLMPQLSPTPSMMPSPNSHAAGFKGFGLEGVPEKRLTDPGLSSLSALSTQVANLPNTVQHMLLSDALTPQKKTSKRPSSSSKKADSCTNSEGSSQPEEQLKSPMAESLDGGCSSSSEDQGERVRQLSGQSTSSDTTYKGGASEKAGSSPAQGAQNEAPRLSASPAAREEAASPGAKDASLSSEGNPKVNEKTVGVIVSREAMTSRVEKPSGQDKGSQEDDPTATQRPPSTGGAKETSHTSLPQPDPPGGGSKGNKNGDNSNHNGEGNGQSGHSAVGPGFIGRTEPSKSPGSLRYSYKDSFGSAMPRNVSGFPQYPTGQDKGDFSGHGERKGRNEKFPSLLQEVLQGYHHHPDRRYSRSAQEHQGMAGSLEGATRPNVLVSQTNELASRGLLNKSIGSLLENPHWGPWERKSSNTAPEMKQINLADYPIPRKFEIEPQSSAHEPGGSLSERRSVICDISPLRQIVRDPAAHSLGHMGTDTRLGRNERLNPSLSQSVILPGGLVSMETKLKSQSGQIKEEDFEQSKSQASFNNKKSGDHCHTSIKHESYRGNASPGAAAHDSISDYGPQDSRPTPMRRVPGRVGGREGMRGRSPSQYHDFSEKLKMSPGRSRGPGGDPHHMNPHMTFSERANRSSLHAPFSPNSESLASAYHTNTRAHAYGDPSAGLNSQLHYKRQMYQQQQEEYKDWGSSSAQGVIAAAQHRQEGPRKSPRQQQFLDRVRSPLKNDKDGMMYGPPMGTYHDPSGQEGGRCLMSSDGLSNKGIELKHGSQKLQQESCWDLSRQTSPAKSSGPPGMSSQKRYGPPLETDGHGLAESTQSSKPSNVMLRLPGQEDHSSQNPLIMRRRVRSFISPIPSKRQSQDVKNSNPEDKGRLLHPSKEGADKAFNSYAHLSHSQDIKSLPKRESSKDLPSPDSRNCPAVTLTSPAKTKILPPRKGRGLKLEAIVQKITSPNIRRSASSNSAEAGGDTVTLDDILSLKSGPPEGGGGTVQDAEMEKRKGEVVSDLVCPKNQELNVEKPLARSSEEWRGSGDDKVKTETHPDAITGGKESSGAMTSATSQKPGSNQGRPDGSLGGAAPLIFPDSKNVPPASVLVSEAKANPKAEEKENDTVTISPKQEGFPPKGYFPSGKKKGRPIGSVNKQKKQQQPPPPPPQPPQIPEGSADGEPKPKKQRQRRERRKPGAQPRKRKTKQAVPIVEPQEPEIKLKYATQPLDKTDAKNKSFFPYIHVVNKCELGAVCTIINAEEEEQTKLVRGRKGPRSLTPPPSSTESKVLPASSFMLQGPVVTESSVMGHLVCCLCGKWASYRNMGDLFGPFYPQDYAATLPKNPPPKRAMEMQSKVKVRHKSASNGSKTDTEEEEEQQQQQKEQRSLAAHPRFKRRHRSEDCGGGPRSLSRGLPCKKATTEGSSEKTVLDSKPSVPTTSEGGPELELQIPELPLDSNEFWVHEGCILWANGIYLVCGRLYGLQEALEIAREMKCSHCQEAGATLGCYNKGCSFRYHYPCAIDADCLLHEENFSVRCPKHKVRLWR
- the TCF20 gene encoding transcription factor 20 isoform X2, with amino-acid sequence MLEGCWPAAVLLNSMQSFREQSSYHGNQQSYPQEVHSSSRIEEFSPRQAQMFQNFGGAGGGSGGSGGSSGGGRRGAAAAAAAMASETSGHQGYQGFRKEAGDFYYMAGNKDPVATGTPQPPQRRPSGPVQSYGPPQGSSFGNQYGSEGHVGQFQAQHSALGGVSHYQQDYTGPFSPGSAQYQQQASSQQQQQQVQQLRQQLYQSHQPLPQATGQPASGSSHLQPMQRPSTLPSSATGYQLRVGQFGQHYQSSAASSSSSSFPSPQRFSQSGQSYDGSYSVNAGSQYEGHNVGSNAQAYGTQSNYSYQPQSLKNFEQAKIPQGTQQGQQQQQQQQQQQQQQQQQQQQQQQQQQQQQQQQQQQHPPQHVMQYSNTATKLPLQSQVGQYSQPEVPVRSPMQFHQNFSPISNPSPAASVVQSPSCSSTPSPLMQSGENLQCGQANVPVGSRNRILQLMPQLSPTPSMMPSPNSHAAGFKGFGLEGVPEKRLTDPGLSSLSALSTQVANLPNTVQHMLLSDALTPQKKTSKRPSSSSKKADSCTNSEGSSQPEEQLKSPMAESLDGGCSSSSEDQGERVRQLSGQSTSSDTTYKGGASEKAGSSPAQGAQNEAPRLSASPAAREEAASPGAKDASLSSEGNPKVNEKTVGVIVSREAMTSRVEKPSGQDKGSQEDDPTATQRPPSTGGAKETSHTSLPQPDPPGGGSKGNKNGDNSNHNGEGNGQSGHSAVGPGFIGRTEPSKSPGSLRYSYKDSFGSAMPRNVSGFPQYPTGQDKGDFSGHGERKGRNEKFPSLLQEVLQGYHHHPDRRYSRSAQEHQGMAGSLEGATRPNVLVSQTNELASRGLLNKSIGSLLENPHWGPWERKSSNTAPEMKQINLADYPIPRKFEIEPQSSAHEPGGSLSERRSVICDISPLRQIVRDPAAHSLGHMGTDTRLGRNERLNPSLSQSVILPGGLVSMETKLKSQSGQIKEEDFEQSKSQASFNNKKSGDHCHTSIKHESYRGNASPGAAAHDSISDYGPQDSRPTPMRRVPGRVGGREGMRGRSPSQYHDFSEKLKMSPGRSRGPGGDPHHMNPHMTFSERANRSSLHAPFSPNSESLASAYHTNTRAHAYGDPSAGLNSQLHYKRQMYQQQQEEYKDWGSSSAQGVIAAAQHRQEGPRKSPRQQQFLDRVRSPLKNDKDGMMYGPPMGTYHDPSGQEGGRCLMSSDGLSNKGIELKHGSQKLQQESCWDLSRQTSPAKSSGPPGMSSQKRYGPPLETDGHGLAESTQSSKPSNVMLRLPGQEDHSSQNPLIMRRRVRSFISPIPSKRQSQDVKNSNPEDKGRLLHPSKEGADKAFNSYAHLSHSQDIKSLPKRESSKDLPSPDSRNCPAVTLTSPAKTKILPPRKGRGLKLEAIVQKITSPNIRRSASSNSAEAGGDTVTLDDILSLKSGPPEGGGGTVQDAEMEKRKGEVVSDLVCPKNQELNVEKPLARSSEEWRGSGDDKVKTETHPDAITGGKESSGAMTSATSQKPGSNQGRPDGSLGGAAPLIFPDSKNVPPASVLVSEAKANPKAEEKENDTVTISPKQEGFPPKGYFPSGKKKGRPIGSVNKQKKQQQPPPPPPQPPQIPEGSADGEPKPKKQRQRRERRKPGAQPRKRKTKQAVPIVEPQEPEIKLKYATQPLDKTDAKNKSFFPYIHVVNKCELGAVCTIINAEEEEQTKLVRGRKGPRSLTPPPSSTESKVLPASSFMLQGPVVTESSVMGHLVCCLCGKWASYRNMGDLFGPFYPQDYAATLPKNPPPKRAMEMQSKVKVRHKSASNGSKTDTEEEEEQQQQQKEQRSLAAHPRFKRRHRSEDCGGGPRSLSRGLPCKKATTEGSSEKTVLDSKPSVPTTSEGGPELELQIPELPLDSNEFWVHEGCILWANGIYLVCGRLYGLQEALEIAREMKCSHCQEAGATLGCYNKGCSFRYHYPCAIDADCLLHEENFSVRCPKHKNKTAKGSLSTEQSERG
- the TCF20 gene encoding transcription factor 20 isoform X1; translation: MLEGCWPAAVLLNSMQSFREQSSYHGNQQSYPQEVHSSSRIEEFSPRQAQMFQNFGGAGGGSGGSGGSSGGGRRGAAAAAAAMASETSGHQGYQGFRKEAGDFYYMAGNKDPVATGTPQPPQRRPSGPVQSYGPPQGSSFGNQYGSEGHVGQFQAQHSALGGVSHYQQDYTGPFSPGSAQYQQQASSQQQQQQVQQLRQQLYQSHQPLPQATGQPASGSSHLQPMQRPSTLPSSATGYQLRVGQFGQHYQSSAASSSSSSFPSPQRFSQSGQSYDGSYSVNAGSQYEGHNVGSNAQAYGTQSNYSYQPQSLKNFEQAKIPQGTQQGQQQQQQQQQQQQQQQQQQQQQQQQQQQQQQQQQQQHPPQHVMQYSNTATKLPLQSQVGQYSQPEVPVRSPMQFHQNFSPISNPSPAASVVQSPSCSSTPSPLMQSGENLQCGQANVPVGSRNRILQLMPQLSPTPSMMPSPNSHAAGFKGFGLEGVPEKRLTDPGLSSLSALSTQVANLPNTVQHMLLSDALTPQKKTSKRPSSSSKKADSCTNSEGSSQPEEQLKSPMAESLDGGCSSSSEDQGERVRQLSGQSTSSDTTYKGGASEKAGSSPAQGAQNEAPRLSASPAAREEAASPGAKDASLSSEGNPKVNEKTVGVIVSREAMTSRVEKPSGQDKGSQEDDPTATQRPPSTGGAKETSHTSLPQPDPPGGGSKGNKNGDNSNHNGEGNGQSGHSAVGPGFIGRTEPSKSPGSLRYSYKDSFGSAMPRNVSGFPQYPTGQDKGDFSGHGERKGRNEKFPSLLQEVLQGYHHHPDRRYSRSAQEHQGMAGSLEGATRPNVLVSQTNELASRGLLNKSIGSLLENPHWGPWERKSSNTAPEMKQINLADYPIPRKFEIEPQSSAHEPGGSLSERRSVICDISPLRQIVRDPAAHSLGHMGTDTRLGRNERLNPSLSQSVILPGGLVSMETKLKSQSGQIKEEDFEQSKSQASFNNKKSGDHCHTSIKHESYRGNASPGAAAHDSISDYGPQDSRPTPMRRVPGRVGGREGMRGRSPSQYHDFSEKLKMSPGRSRGPGGDPHHMNPHMTFSERANRSSLHAPFSPNSESLASAYHTNTRAHAYGDPSAGLNSQLHYKRQMYQQQQEEYKDWGSSSAQGVIAAAQHRQEGPRKSPRQQQFLDRVRSPLKNDKDGMMYGPPMGTYHDPSGQEGGRCLMSSDGLSNKGIELKHGSQKLQQESCWDLSRQTSPAKSSGPPGMSSQKRYGPPLETDGHGLAESTQSSKPSNVMLRLPGQEDHSSQNPLIMRRRVRSFISPIPSKRQSQDVKNSNPEDKGRLLHPSKEGADKAFNSYAHLSHSQDIKSLPKRESSKDLPSPDSRNCPAVTLTSPAKTKILPPRKGRGLKLEAIVQKITSPNIRRSASSNSAEAGGDTVTLDDILSLKSGPPEGGGGTVQDAEMEKRKGEVVSDLVCPKNQELNVEKPLARSSEEWRGSGDDKVKTETHPDAITGGKESSGAMTSATSQKPGSNQGRPDGSLGGAAPLIFPDSKNVPPASVLVSEAKANPKAEEKENDTVTISPKQEGFPPKGYFPSGKKKGRPIGSVNKQKKQQQPPPPPPQPPQIPEGSADGEPKPKKQRQRRERRKPGAQPRKRKTKQAVPIVEPQEPEIKLKYATQPLDKTDAKNKSFFPYIHVVNKCELGAVCTIINAEEEEQTKLVRGRKGPRSLTPPPSSTESKVLPASSFMLQGPVVTESSVMGHLVCCLCGKWASYRNMGDLFGPFYPQDYAATLPKNPPPKRAMEMQSKVKVRHKSASNGSKTDTEEEEEQQQQQKEQRSLAAHPRFKRRHRSEDCGGGPRSLSRGLPCKKATTEGSSEKTVLDSKPSVPTTSEGGPELELQIPELPLDSNEFWVHEGCILWANGIYLVCGRLYGLQEALEIAREMKCSHCQEAGATLGCYNKGCSFRYHYPCAIDADCLLHEENFSVRCPKHKPPLPCPLPPLQNKTAKGSLSTEQSERG